Proteins encoded in a region of the Synergistaceae bacterium genome:
- a CDS encoding transposase, whose translation MGKLQADQGRKKVHVLLDQSDYMPSFVTITDAKTHDSTISKTLDLKPGSIIAADRGYLDFEQFSKWNRSKIFFVTRMKDNICYKTIIHGCGAYGSNVRS comes from the coding sequence ATGGGCAAACTACAGGCAGACCAAGGGAGGAAAAAGGTACACGTACTGCTTGACCAGAGTGACTACATGCCGTCATTCGTTACGATAACAGATGCGAAGACACATGACAGCACGATATCAAAGACCCTCGACCTGAAGCCTGGTTCGATAATAGCTGCAGACAGAGGATATCTCGACTTTGAACAATTCAGCAAGTGGAACAGAAGCAAGATCTTCTTTGTTACAAGAATGAAAGACAACATTTGTTACAAAACCATAATTCACGGCTGCGGAGCATACGGCAGTAACGTTCGTTCA